A DNA window from Streptomyces canus contains the following coding sequences:
- a CDS encoding HAMP domain-containing protein has product MSSTSTQDREKAPGEQELRQLLAGLTAVRDGDFGTRLPSDGQGLLGDIATVFNGMVDQLSLFTSEVTRVAREVGTEGTLGGQAEVPGVSGTWADLTDSVNAMAGNLTTQVRDIAQVATAVAKGDLSQKIDVPARGEILQLKETVNTMVDQLSAFADEVTRVAREVGSEGRLGGQAQVPGVGGVWRDLTDSVNFMAGNLTAQVRNVAQVTTAVAQGDLSQKITVDARGEILELKNTINTMVDQLSAFADEVTRVAREVGTEGRLGGQADVKGVKGTWRDLTDSVNFMGGNLTAQVRNVAQVATAVAQGDLSQKITVDARGEILELKNTINTMVDQLSAFADEVTRVAREVGTEGNLGGQAIVRGVSGTWKDLTDNVNVMASNLTGQVRSIAQVATAVARGDLSQKITVEAKGEVAALADVINTMVDTLSAFADEVTRVAREVGTEGRLGGQAHVPNVAGTWKDLTDNVNSMANNLTGQVRNIALVTTAVANGDLSKKIDVDARGEILELKTTINTMVDQLSSFAAEVTRVAREVGSEGRLGGQAEVEGVEGTWKRLTENVNELAGNLTRQVRAIAEVTSAVAEGDLTRSITVEASGEVADLKDNINSMVESLRETTRANQEQDWLKTNLTRISSLMQGHRDLPVVAELIMDELTPLVSAQYGAFYLAEDTMRGPELRLVGSYGYPDDDERPTRIPVGRSLVGQAARNRRTVTVEELPAGYVTISSGLGHAQPTALVVLPIVVEEQVLGVIELASVTRFTQIHQDFLAQLMPTIGVNLNTIVANVRTDELLDESQRLTAELQARSEELQVQQDELQRSNAELEEKASLLASQNRDIEAKNLQIEQARQELETRAQQLSLASKYKSEFLANMSHELRTPLNSLLILAQLLAQNPSRNLTPKQVEYAGIIHSAGSDLLQLINDILDLSKVEAGKMDVAPERVPLRKLLEYVEATFRPMTTQKSLDFTVATAPGTPADLLTDDSRLRQILRNLLSNAVKFTEQGGVELRIEPAADREVPPGVHRGGPVVAFRVKDTGIGIPQQQLETIFGAFQQADGTTSRKYGGTGLGLSITREIARLLGGAVKVDSTPGQGSTFTLYLPVARADFEELMEGGGRPAEQPYDASAGEEAAEPRQLAAPAPSPEQRRRRLLVIEERPRGLLTLVAERAVADLAYDSDDPHGGIDIITAVGAQEAASTLAADPCHCVVLELGMRHDEGADFLEAMRGDSALASVPVLVHTGHRVDLAQEQGLRALAGDRPLDFLASLDDLRERITLHLSAEQPGDVLSLVRPEEPQRSAAQAVDGSFLGRTVLVVDDDARNLFALSGVLELHGFQVLHADNGRKGIEMLLAHPDISLVLMDVMMPEMDGYTATTEIRSMPQYAELPIIAVTAKAMPGDQEKSLASGANDYVTKPVDTGDLIARVRRWLPA; this is encoded by the coding sequence ATGAGCAGCACGTCGACTCAGGACCGGGAGAAGGCTCCGGGCGAGCAGGAGCTACGGCAGTTGCTGGCCGGGCTGACCGCCGTGCGCGACGGCGACTTCGGTACCCGGCTGCCGTCCGACGGACAGGGCCTGCTGGGTGACATCGCCACGGTCTTCAACGGCATGGTCGACCAGCTGTCCCTGTTCACGTCGGAAGTCACACGGGTGGCCCGCGAGGTGGGCACCGAGGGCACGCTCGGCGGGCAGGCCGAGGTGCCGGGAGTCTCCGGCACCTGGGCGGACCTGACCGACTCCGTCAACGCGATGGCGGGCAACCTGACCACCCAGGTCCGTGACATCGCCCAGGTGGCGACGGCGGTGGCCAAGGGCGACCTCTCGCAGAAGATCGACGTGCCCGCGCGCGGGGAGATCCTTCAGCTGAAGGAGACCGTCAACACGATGGTCGACCAGCTCTCCGCCTTCGCCGACGAAGTCACCCGCGTCGCCCGAGAGGTGGGCAGCGAGGGCCGGCTCGGCGGGCAGGCCCAGGTGCCCGGAGTGGGCGGTGTCTGGCGGGACCTCACCGATTCGGTCAACTTCATGGCGGGAAACCTCACCGCGCAGGTCCGCAACGTCGCCCAGGTGACGACGGCGGTGGCGCAGGGCGACCTCTCCCAGAAGATCACCGTCGACGCCCGCGGCGAGATCCTCGAACTCAAGAACACCATCAACACGATGGTCGACCAGCTCTCCGCCTTCGCCGACGAAGTCACCCGCGTCGCCCGAGAAGTCGGCACCGAGGGCCGGCTGGGCGGGCAGGCCGACGTCAAGGGGGTCAAGGGCACCTGGCGCGATCTCACGGACTCCGTGAACTTCATGGGCGGCAATCTCACCGCGCAGGTCCGCAACGTCGCCCAGGTGGCCACGGCCGTGGCGCAGGGCGACCTCTCCCAGAAGATCACCGTCGACGCCCGCGGCGAGATCCTCGAACTCAAGAACACCATCAACACGATGGTCGACCAGCTCTCCGCCTTCGCCGACGAAGTCACCCGCGTCGCCCGAGAGGTCGGCACCGAGGGCAACCTCGGCGGGCAGGCGATCGTACGGGGCGTGTCGGGGACCTGGAAGGACCTGACGGACAACGTCAACGTGATGGCCTCGAACCTGACCGGGCAGGTTCGTTCGATCGCCCAGGTGGCCACCGCCGTCGCGCGCGGCGATCTCTCCCAGAAGATCACGGTGGAGGCCAAGGGCGAGGTCGCCGCCCTGGCGGACGTCATCAACACCATGGTCGACACGCTCTCCGCGTTCGCCGACGAGGTCACCCGCGTGGCCCGCGAGGTCGGCACCGAGGGCCGCCTGGGCGGTCAGGCGCACGTGCCGAACGTGGCCGGCACCTGGAAGGACCTCACGGACAACGTCAACTCGATGGCCAACAACCTCACCGGGCAGGTGCGCAACATCGCCCTGGTGACGACGGCGGTGGCCAACGGCGACCTGTCGAAGAAGATCGACGTCGACGCCCGGGGCGAGATCCTGGAGCTGAAGACCACCATCAACACGATGGTCGACCAGCTGTCGTCGTTCGCCGCCGAGGTCACCCGTGTCGCCCGCGAGGTCGGCAGCGAGGGCCGCCTCGGCGGACAGGCCGAGGTGGAGGGTGTCGAGGGCACCTGGAAGCGGCTGACGGAGAACGTCAACGAACTGGCCGGGAACCTCACCCGGCAGGTCCGCGCGATCGCCGAGGTCACCAGCGCCGTCGCCGAGGGCGACCTGACCCGCTCGATCACCGTGGAGGCCTCCGGCGAGGTCGCCGACCTCAAGGACAACATCAACTCCATGGTGGAGTCCCTGCGCGAGACCACCCGGGCCAACCAGGAGCAGGACTGGCTCAAGACCAACCTGACCCGGATCTCCAGCCTGATGCAGGGCCACCGTGATCTGCCGGTGGTCGCCGAGTTGATCATGGACGAGCTCACGCCGTTGGTCTCGGCCCAGTACGGCGCCTTCTACCTGGCGGAGGACACCATGCGCGGGCCCGAGCTGCGGCTGGTGGGCTCGTACGGCTATCCGGACGACGACGAGCGGCCCACCCGTATCCCGGTCGGGCGCTCGCTGGTCGGGCAGGCCGCGCGCAACCGCCGTACCGTCACCGTGGAGGAGCTGCCCGCCGGGTACGTCACCATCTCCTCGGGCCTCGGGCACGCCCAGCCCACCGCTCTGGTGGTGCTGCCCATCGTCGTCGAGGAGCAGGTCCTCGGCGTGATCGAGCTGGCGTCCGTCACCCGCTTCACCCAGATCCACCAGGACTTCCTTGCGCAGCTGATGCCGACCATCGGCGTCAACCTCAACACCATCGTCGCCAACGTCCGCACCGACGAGCTGCTGGACGAGTCCCAGCGGTTGACCGCCGAACTCCAGGCCCGTTCCGAGGAGTTGCAGGTCCAGCAGGACGAACTCCAGCGCTCCAACGCCGAGCTGGAGGAGAAGGCCTCCCTGCTGGCCTCGCAGAACCGCGACATCGAGGCCAAGAACCTCCAGATCGAGCAGGCCCGCCAGGAACTGGAGACCCGCGCGCAGCAGTTGTCGCTGGCCTCCAAGTACAAGTCGGAGTTCCTGGCCAACATGAGCCACGAGCTGCGCACCCCGCTCAACAGCCTGCTGATCCTTGCCCAGTTGCTGGCGCAGAACCCCTCGCGCAACCTCACCCCGAAGCAGGTCGAGTACGCGGGCATCATCCACTCGGCGGGCTCGGACCTGCTCCAGCTGATCAACGACATCCTCGACCTGTCCAAGGTCGAGGCGGGCAAGATGGACGTCGCCCCCGAGCGGGTCCCGCTGCGCAAGCTCCTCGAGTACGTCGAGGCGACGTTCCGCCCGATGACGACGCAGAAGAGCCTGGACTTCACGGTGGCCACCGCGCCCGGCACCCCGGCCGACCTGCTCACCGACGACTCCCGGCTGCGCCAGATCCTGCGCAACCTGCTGTCGAACGCGGTGAAGTTCACCGAACAGGGCGGTGTGGAGCTGCGGATCGAGCCCGCCGCGGACCGGGAGGTGCCGCCGGGCGTGCACCGTGGCGGCCCGGTCGTGGCGTTCCGGGTCAAGGACACGGGTATCGGCATCCCGCAGCAGCAACTGGAGACGATCTTCGGGGCGTTCCAGCAGGCCGACGGCACGACCAGTCGCAAGTACGGCGGCACAGGGCTCGGTCTGTCCATCACCCGCGAGATCGCCCGTCTGCTGGGCGGCGCGGTCAAGGTCGACAGCACCCCCGGCCAGGGCAGCACGTTCACCCTGTATCTGCCCGTCGCGCGCGCCGACTTCGAGGAACTGATGGAGGGAGGCGGCCGTCCGGCGGAACAGCCGTACGACGCCTCCGCCGGCGAGGAGGCGGCCGAGCCCCGGCAGCTCGCCGCTCCCGCGCCTTCCCCCGAGCAGCGCAGACGCCGTCTGCTGGTCATCGAGGAGCGCCCGCGCGGTCTGCTCACGCTCGTCGCCGAGCGGGCCGTCGCGGACCTCGCGTACGACTCCGACGATCCGCACGGGGGGATCGACATCATCACGGCGGTGGGGGCGCAGGAGGCGGCGAGCACGCTGGCGGCCGACCCCTGCCACTGCGTCGTCCTCGAACTCGGCATGCGGCACGACGAGGGCGCCGACTTCCTGGAGGCCATGCGCGGCGACTCGGCGCTGGCCAGCGTTCCGGTTCTGGTGCACACCGGGCACCGGGTCGACCTCGCCCAGGAGCAGGGTCTGCGGGCCCTGGCGGGTGACCGGCCGCTGGACTTCCTGGCCAGCCTGGACGACCTGCGCGAGCGCATCACCCTGCACCTGTCCGCCGAGCAGCCGGGCGACGTGCTGTCGCTGGTGCGTCCCGAGGAGCCGCAGCGTTCTGCCGCACAGGCGGTGGACGGCTCCTTCCTCGGCCGGACGGTCCTCGTGGTCGACGACGACGCGCGCAACCTCTTCGCGCTCAGCGGGGTGCTGGAACTGCACGGCTTCCAGGTCCTGCACGCGGACAACGGCCGTAAGGGCATCGAGATGCTGCTCGCACACCCGGACATCTCGCTGGTCCTGATGGACGTGATGATGCCGGAGATGGACGGTTACACCGCCACCACGGAGATCCGCTCGATGCCGCAGTACGCGGAGCTGCCGATCATCGCGGTCACCGCGAAAGCCATGCCCGGCGACCAGGAGAAGAGCCTCGCGTCGGGTGCCAACGACTACGTCACCAAACCCGTCGACACCGGCGACCTCATTGCCCGGGTCCGACGGTGGCTGCCCGCGTGA
- a CDS encoding S9 family peptidase: MASDARNHVTGAYDPRPVHAPAPVPAQGPARAAAPASMALPEAEGPRDAVTRLHAHGCWYPSAAPDGTEVAFICDRGGVPQLWAGPVDGEGIRLLDSSPDPVKEVSWSPDGRWIAYTTAPGGGEHSRVLCVRPDGTGRRLLAGADPDSSAYLGCWAHDGSAVAVTLAAPPPARVQGDGSTDAVPAHWTARDGRATLLGTTAYAVGPGGTPATRPGGGLSAYLIDPDGLASPVLLATEPDAPTLRVCDLSRDGRLALLRRGPRGRREAVVRRTSDAATTLTLPVADGDQWIGRFSPDGRTLWLRSDADREYAALFAVALGADGTPRGRTVVAQREDSGLELLAMAHDGRTAVLAWNVRGAGELEVLETSPGHGAPDTAGPARPVPLPHEVVTRVAAAGTGRLLLALSGSQRRPGVWWAHEGVSLLRTPWSSRDEDAVPPGRPPVRPVLSRLAARDGLPLSGWYYRAPGRAPNEPAPCVIHLHGGPEDQERPVFDPLYHELLGRGLDVFAPDVRGSGGHGRSFVDADLGTGRYAALDDVADCAAHAVTAGPADPTRLAVMGRSYGGYLTFASLVWHPDLFRTGVAVCGMSDLLTFFAGTEPWIAESAAHKYGHPERDRELLHALSPMSRIDALRAPLLAVHGEHDTNVPPGESEQFVRAARERGVPAELLVLRDEGHDFLRADNRRLFRRTAADWMERHLHPF, encoded by the coding sequence ATGGCTTCAGACGCACGGAATCACGTGACCGGCGCGTACGACCCCCGGCCCGTGCACGCACCGGCGCCCGTCCCGGCGCAGGGGCCCGCCCGCGCCGCGGCCCCCGCCTCGATGGCGTTGCCCGAGGCAGAAGGCCCGCGGGACGCCGTGACCCGGCTGCACGCGCACGGCTGCTGGTATCCCTCCGCCGCTCCCGACGGCACCGAGGTGGCCTTCATCTGCGACCGGGGCGGCGTCCCCCAGCTGTGGGCCGGGCCCGTGGACGGGGAGGGGATCCGGCTGCTCGACTCCTCGCCGGATCCCGTGAAGGAGGTGTCGTGGTCCCCCGACGGCCGCTGGATCGCGTACACCACCGCGCCGGGCGGCGGTGAGCACTCACGGGTGCTGTGCGTGCGCCCCGACGGCACCGGCCGTCGCCTGCTGGCCGGTGCCGACCCCGACAGTTCCGCCTACCTCGGCTGCTGGGCCCACGACGGCTCGGCCGTCGCCGTCACCCTCGCCGCGCCACCCCCCGCCCGCGTCCAGGGAGACGGTTCGACGGACGCCGTCCCGGCCCACTGGACGGCCCGGGACGGCCGAGCGACCCTCCTCGGTACCACCGCGTACGCCGTGGGGCCGGGCGGGACACCGGCGACCCGGCCGGGCGGAGGACTGTCCGCCTACCTGATCGATCCCGACGGTCTGGCCTCGCCCGTGCTGCTCGCCACGGAACCGGACGCCCCCACGCTCCGGGTGTGCGACCTCAGCCGCGACGGCCGGCTCGCGCTGCTGCGCCGGGGGCCGCGCGGGCGGCGGGAGGCGGTCGTCCGGCGCACCTCGGACGCGGCGACCACCCTCACCCTGCCGGTCGCCGACGGTGACCAGTGGATCGGCCGGTTCTCGCCCGACGGGCGGACACTGTGGCTGCGCAGCGACGCCGACCGCGAGTACGCGGCCCTCTTCGCCGTCGCTCTCGGCGCCGACGGCACGCCGCGCGGCAGGACCGTCGTGGCGCAACGCGAGGACAGCGGCCTGGAACTGCTGGCGATGGCACACGACGGCCGGACGGCCGTGCTGGCCTGGAACGTGCGGGGCGCCGGCGAACTCGAGGTCCTCGAGACCTCCCCGGGGCACGGCGCCCCGGACACCGCAGGACCGGCGCGGCCGGTACCGCTGCCCCACGAGGTCGTCACGCGGGTCGCGGCCGCCGGGACGGGGCGGCTGCTGCTGGCGCTGTCCGGTTCACAACGCCGCCCCGGCGTGTGGTGGGCCCACGAAGGCGTGTCCCTGCTGCGCACCCCGTGGTCGTCCCGGGACGAGGACGCCGTCCCGCCGGGCCGCCCACCGGTACGTCCTGTCCTCTCGCGCCTCGCCGCCAGGGACGGCCTGCCCCTCAGCGGCTGGTACTACCGGGCTCCGGGACGTGCCCCGAACGAGCCGGCACCCTGCGTGATCCACCTGCACGGCGGCCCCGAGGACCAGGAACGCCCGGTGTTCGACCCGCTGTACCACGAGCTGCTCGGGCGCGGCCTGGACGTTTTCGCCCCCGACGTCCGCGGTTCCGGCGGACACGGCCGGTCCTTCGTCGACGCCGACCTGGGCACCGGCCGCTACGCCGCGCTCGACGACGTCGCGGACTGCGCCGCGCACGCGGTCACGGCGGGCCCCGCGGACCCGACCAGGCTGGCGGTGATGGGGCGCTCGTACGGCGGCTACCTGACCTTCGCCTCCCTCGTGTGGCACCCGGACCTCTTCCGCACCGGCGTCGCCGTCTGCGGCATGTCCGACCTGCTGACCTTCTTCGCCGGCACCGAGCCCTGGATCGCGGAATCGGCGGCGCACAAGTACGGCCACCCCGAGCGCGACCGCGAACTGCTGCACGCCCTGTCACCGATGAGCCGTATCGACGCGCTGCGGGCCCCGCTGCTCGCCGTCCACGGCGAGCACGACACCAACGTGCCGCCGGGGGAGTCGGAACAGTTCGTGCGGGCCGCCCGGGAGCGCGGTGTCCCCGCCGAGCTCCTCGTCCTGCGTGACGAGGGGCACGACTTCCTGCGCGCGGACAACCGGCGCCTGTTCCGCCGGACCGCGGCGGACTGGATGGAGCGGCACCTGCACCCCTTCTGA
- a CDS encoding SpoIIE family protein phosphatase: protein MSDLRQPPEPQSPAVDSQPAVHGNDSGGQSSPVGRLAATVERLRREVRAAQAEADGRALIELAKGILVERLGCGPAQASRQLAGLTAQAGVTPLEFAVEVINQASRDRVSEVTNQFLAATADPLEGHSSAVRLRTAESGALAAQDTQAVADSLLEHALTPLGAEAVAIWALGPDGSLALAGSAGFSTAEAGRWRHVPPGVTTVARRGLAERTGQWIRSLSETGLPSIGQHHHSDGGRVAVPAETGGRIHGVLEIAWAAPLEPPPPPIVRQIEALAELCAHTLETYALHHPDGAPLPRVLPDVSELMDLADGLHDPALVLVPHLDSDGHLVDFRIHHVNSRFLDPAGRPRGVVSGALLLEAYPMAAGHSELFERMERVYATGEPFRAHRMRLTALVDDVPLAAVADINISRHGGSVLLIWRIEDETARLASLLQHAQRLGRIGGFEENLLTGEITWNGQLYHLYGRPVSDAAVPLEDLPAHAHPDDAVAIGRFLRTLLHQRRPASTAFRLQRPDGVTRHIRVVAEPVLDSAGQLYVVRGAYQDISAHHWTEVALAATRDQLAHSEQQASERNRLTLQLQHAIMPPTRAPLEVPGLDVAVRYRPAETQHLVGGDWYDAVVLPSRLVLLCVGDVAGHGIEAATSMVVLRNALRGLAVTGAGPGQLLSWLNMVAHHLTGAVTATAVCGLYDPEHHTLRWARAGHLPPVLVRGSDAAPLPLVKGLLLGAVPEATYEEHEVQLAVDDTLLMYTDGLIERRDRSVEESLAQFLTVARAVPPTLDQQLDRLLTHSRSDTDDDTCIVGIRVA from the coding sequence GTGAGTGATCTCCGTCAGCCGCCCGAGCCCCAGAGTCCCGCCGTGGACAGCCAGCCCGCCGTCCACGGAAACGACAGTGGCGGGCAGTCCTCTCCCGTCGGCAGGCTGGCGGCGACCGTGGAGCGGCTGCGCCGGGAGGTACGGGCGGCGCAGGCCGAGGCGGACGGGCGGGCCCTGATCGAACTGGCCAAGGGCATCCTGGTCGAGCGGCTGGGCTGCGGTCCGGCGCAGGCCTCGCGGCAGCTCGCCGGGCTCACCGCACAGGCGGGCGTGACGCCGTTGGAGTTCGCGGTCGAGGTGATCAACCAGGCCTCGCGCGACCGCGTGTCGGAGGTGACCAACCAATTCCTCGCCGCCACCGCCGACCCGCTCGAGGGGCACTCCTCCGCTGTACGGCTGCGTACCGCCGAGAGTGGTGCGCTCGCCGCCCAGGACACCCAGGCTGTCGCCGACTCCCTGCTGGAACACGCGCTGACCCCGCTGGGCGCGGAGGCGGTGGCCATCTGGGCCCTGGGGCCCGACGGGTCCCTCGCCCTGGCGGGCAGCGCCGGGTTCTCCACGGCCGAGGCCGGACGCTGGCGGCATGTACCGCCGGGCGTGACGACCGTGGCGCGCCGTGGGCTCGCCGAGCGCACGGGGCAGTGGATCCGCAGTCTGTCCGAAACCGGGCTGCCGTCCATCGGCCAGCACCACCACTCCGACGGCGGCCGGGTCGCCGTACCGGCGGAGACCGGCGGGCGCATCCACGGCGTACTGGAGATCGCCTGGGCCGCGCCGCTGGAGCCTCCTCCCCCGCCGATCGTCCGTCAGATAGAGGCGCTGGCCGAGCTGTGCGCGCACACCCTGGAGACGTACGCCCTCCACCATCCCGACGGCGCCCCGCTCCCGCGCGTTCTGCCGGACGTCTCCGAGCTGATGGACCTGGCCGACGGTCTCCACGACCCGGCGCTGGTGCTGGTGCCGCACCTGGACTCCGACGGACACCTCGTCGACTTCCGCATCCACCACGTCAACAGCCGCTTCCTCGACCCGGCGGGCCGGCCGCGGGGTGTCGTGAGCGGCGCGCTGCTGCTGGAGGCGTACCCGATGGCCGCCGGTCACAGCGAGTTGTTCGAACGCATGGAGCGGGTCTACGCCACCGGTGAGCCCTTCCGCGCCCACCGCATGCGGCTCACCGCCCTGGTGGACGACGTCCCGCTCGCGGCCGTCGCCGACATCAACATCAGCCGGCACGGCGGCAGCGTCCTGCTCATCTGGCGCATCGAGGACGAGACGGCCCGCCTGGCGAGCCTGCTCCAGCACGCCCAACGCCTGGGCCGTATCGGCGGTTTCGAGGAGAACCTGCTGACGGGCGAGATCACCTGGAACGGTCAGCTCTACCACCTCTACGGCAGGCCCGTCTCCGACGCCGCCGTGCCACTGGAGGACCTGCCCGCGCACGCCCACCCCGACGACGCCGTCGCCATCGGACGGTTTCTGCGCACCCTGCTCCACCAGCGCCGTCCCGCGTCCACCGCGTTTCGTCTGCAACGCCCCGACGGGGTCACCCGCCACATCCGGGTCGTGGCGGAGCCCGTCCTCGACTCCGCCGGTCAGCTGTATGTCGTACGCGGCGCCTACCAGGACATTTCCGCCCACCACTGGACCGAGGTCGCCCTCGCCGCCACCCGGGACCAGCTCGCCCACAGCGAGCAGCAGGCCAGCGAGCGCAACCGGCTGACCCTGCAGTTGCAGCACGCCATCATGCCCCCGACGCGGGCGCCGCTGGAGGTTCCGGGGCTGGACGTGGCGGTGCGCTACCGGCCCGCGGAGACCCAGCATCTGGTCGGCGGTGACTGGTACGACGCGGTCGTGCTGCCGTCCCGGCTGGTGCTGCTGTGCGTGGGCGACGTCGCCGGGCACGGCATCGAGGCGGCCACCAGCATGGTCGTGCTGCGCAACGCGCTGCGCGGGCTCGCGGTGACCGGCGCCGGGCCCGGCCAGCTGCTGTCCTGGCTCAACATGGTGGCCCACCATCTGACCGGCGCCGTCACCGCCACCGCGGTCTGCGGCCTGTACGACCCCGAGCACCACACCCTGCGCTGGGCGCGGGCCGGGCATCTGCCGCCGGTCCTCGTACGCGGCTCGGATGCGGCACCGCTGCCGCTGGTCAAAGGGCTGCTGCTGGGTGCCGTACCGGAGGCCACGTATGAGGAGCACGAGGTCCAGCTCGCCGTCGACGACACGCTGCTGATGTACACGGACGGTCTGATCGAACGCCGGGACCGGTCCGTGGAGGAGTCCCTGGCGCAGTTCCTGACGGTCGCACGTGCGGTCCCGCCCACGCTGGACCAGCAGTTGGACCGTCTGCTCACCCACAGCAGGTCCGACACGGACGACGACACCTGCATCGTGGGAATCCGCGTGGCCTGA
- a CDS encoding aminotransferase class I/II-fold pyridoxal phosphate-dependent enzyme yields the protein MDHSRVPVLEALEEFRRRGDTVFGPPGHKQGRGVDPRVAEIVGLDVFRSDVLSLNGLDDRRQSQGVLSQAQELMADAVGAEQAFFSTCGSSLSVKTAMLAVAGPGEKLLLSRNAHKSVISGVVVNGVEPIWVHPKFDRERHIAHPPEPDDVRRRLQEHPDAKGMLLITPTDWGTCADVRGVARVCHEFEVPLILDEAWGAHLPFHPELPAWGMDAEADLVVTSVHKMGGAIEQSSVFHLQYDRVSPEALKQREDLLGTTSASSLVYLTLDGWRRQMVEQGHDLLGAALHRAERIRLAAGDLPGLRPMGQEVVEEGLAADFDPLKVVIDVRELGISGMQAAEWLRAERHVDIGGSDTCRISASITHADDDETEKTLLDALRALTEGAESIERRAPVHLPEPSALELEQAMLPREAFFAEVDHVPADRAAGRIAAEMISPYPPGVPVIAPGEVITDEVLDYLRSGVDHGVLIPDAADPSVTTLRVVARH from the coding sequence ATGGATCACTCGCGGGTGCCCGTGCTGGAGGCGCTGGAGGAGTTCCGGCGTCGCGGAGACACGGTCTTCGGTCCGCCCGGGCACAAGCAGGGCCGCGGCGTGGACCCGCGGGTGGCGGAGATCGTCGGGCTCGATGTGTTCCGCTCGGACGTCCTGTCCCTGAACGGGCTGGACGACCGCCGTCAGTCCCAGGGCGTGCTCAGCCAGGCACAGGAACTGATGGCGGACGCGGTCGGGGCCGAGCAGGCGTTCTTCTCCACGTGTGGCAGCTCCCTGTCCGTCAAGACGGCGATGCTGGCCGTGGCGGGCCCCGGGGAGAAGCTGCTGCTGTCGCGCAACGCGCACAAGTCCGTGATCTCGGGAGTCGTCGTCAACGGCGTCGAACCGATCTGGGTCCATCCCAAGTTCGACCGCGAGCGGCACATCGCCCATCCGCCGGAGCCCGACGACGTACGCCGCCGTCTCCAGGAGCACCCGGACGCCAAGGGCATGCTGCTGATCACCCCCACCGACTGGGGTACCTGCGCCGACGTCCGGGGCGTGGCCCGGGTGTGCCACGAGTTCGAGGTCCCCCTCATCCTCGACGAGGCCTGGGGCGCCCACCTGCCGTTCCATCCCGAGCTGCCCGCCTGGGGCATGGACGCCGAGGCGGACCTGGTGGTCACCAGTGTCCACAAGATGGGCGGGGCGATCGAACAGAGCTCCGTTTTCCACCTCCAGTACGACCGGGTCTCGCCGGAAGCGCTCAAGCAGCGGGAGGACCTGCTCGGCACCACCAGTGCCTCGTCGCTGGTGTACCTGACCCTGGACGGCTGGCGTCGTCAGATGGTCGAGCAGGGCCACGACCTCCTGGGCGCCGCGCTGCACCGCGCGGAACGGATCCGGCTGGCGGCCGGAGATCTGCCGGGACTGCGGCCCATGGGGCAGGAGGTCGTGGAGGAGGGGCTCGCCGCCGACTTCGACCCCCTGAAGGTCGTGATCGACGTACGCGAGCTCGGGATCAGCGGCATGCAGGCCGCCGAGTGGCTGCGGGCCGAACGGCACGTGGACATCGGCGGCTCCGACACCTGCCGGATCAGCGCCTCGATCACGCACGCCGACGACGACGAGACGGAGAAGACGCTGCTGGACGCCCTGCGCGCCCTCACAGAGGGCGCCGAATCCATTGAGCGCAGGGCGCCGGTGCACCTGCCCGAGCCGTCGGCCCTGGAACTGGAGCAGGCCATGCTGCCGCGCGAGGCCTTCTTCGCCGAGGTCGACCACGTCCCCGCCGACCGTGCCGCCGGCCGCATCGCCGCGGAGATGATCAGCCCGTACCCGCCGGGTGTGCCGGTGATCGCTCCCGGTGAGGTCATCACCGACGAGGTCCTCGACTATCTGCGCAGCGGAGTCGACCATGGCGTCCTGATCCCGGACGCCGCCGACCCGTCGGTCACGACGTTGCGGGTGGTGGCGCGGCACTGA